Proteins encoded within one genomic window of Heptranchias perlo isolate sHepPer1 chromosome 35, sHepPer1.hap1, whole genome shotgun sequence:
- the LOC137301953 gene encoding probable G-protein coupled receptor 139: MFLVVASRLDVVEMAEDHTLNVEAVHIPLYSTERNRLRREMGLPLFTEIEFIYYPVLAAIGVPVGDVLPRGPPSVGIDKINLISRITMNLLAIVILSRGKCGLSKCITRYLVAMATADLLVIACNVILYRIAHLYWWDTFLLYTRVCRFILFLAPTATDSSVWLTVAFTFDRFVAISCQKLKTKYCTEKTSLVIIVTLSALFGLKNIPRPFVYDHYPTVNNIPWGCLVSSQFYVLPAWIAFSWIEQLLTPLLPFCLILLFNALTVRRILVASRARRSLRDLSNGENDKDPEMKNRRRSIVLLFAISGSFILLWMTTVVYFLYYRISGVFNRRSLFNPFATFEQAGILLQLLSSCTNTAIYTVTQSKFREELLNVIKYPFTLIGKLVK; the protein is encoded by the exons atgtttttggtggtggcatcacgcTTGGacgtggtggaaatggcagaggatcatacattgaatgtggaggctg TTCACATACCTCTTTACAGCACCGAAAGAAATCGTCTTCGCAGAGAAATGGGTCTGCCGCTATTTACGGAGATAGAattcatttattatcctgttctggcAGCAATTGGAGTACCTG TTGGTGACGTTCTGCCCCGCGGACCTCCCAGTGTCGGAATCGACAAAATAAACTTAATCTCAAGGATCACAA tgaacttgctggcgattgtgatcctgtcccgtggaaagtgcggtctctccaaatgtatcactcgctacctggtggccatggcgacggcggatctcctggtgattgcctgtaatgtgatcttatatcggattgctcatctttattggtgggacactttcctgctctacactcgtgtttgcagattcattctcttcctggctcctactgccacagacagttctgtttggttaacggtcgcttttacctttgatcgttttgtagccattagttgtcagaagctgaaaacaaaatattgcaccgagaaaacttcaCTTGTGATTATCGTGACTTTGAGCGCGCTGTTCGGTTTAAAGAATATTCCCCGGCCCTTCGTGTATGATCATTACCCTACTGTTAACAATATACCATGGGGTTGCCTTGTATCATCACAGTTTTATGTTCTACCCGCATGGATCGCATTTTCTTGGATTGAACAGCTGTTAACCCCGTTGCTtccattctgtttgattttattgtttaatgctctcaccgtcagacgcattttagtggccagtcgggcccgaaggagcctccgggacctcagcaatggtgagaatgacaaggaccctgagatgaagaaccgcagaaggtccatcgttttactttttgccatatccggcagttttatcctgctctggatgacaacggtcgtatattttttatattatcGAATTTCAGGTGTCTTTAACCGCCGATCTTTGTTTAACCCTTTTGCAACCTTCGAACAAGCGGGAATTCTGCTTCAGCTTCTGAGTTCCTGTACGAACACGGCCATTTACACAGTGACCCAgagtaagttcagagaggagctgctcaATGTGATTAAATATCCGTTTACTCTAATTGGTAAATTGGTCAAATGA